A portion of the Rhodanobacter sp. AS-Z3 genome contains these proteins:
- a CDS encoding XrtA system polysaccharide chain length determinant has protein sequence MQNESFDLHELFQTVLLEARAAWRYRWRALAVAWCVMIAGALLVFSLPNKYEASAQVYADTDALTNPLLRGVAVQPDVRARLEVVTHTLLSQPNLETVADKTGLSVRVSTPAGKDELLLRLGKAVQIKSAGTQNLYNLSYNDSDPQMAQRVVQAFLQILMNDTVGANTASTTTAQNFLEQQVQDYGKRLSEAETKLADFQKANVGFIPTQGGSNYFMRLQAAQTQLQALQAQYDTAISSRATTQQQMRAMATGSASSGIDPRTQDVDSQIATYQQKLSTLLLSYTDEYPDVISTRRMIAQLQARRAALQKNVASGSMMGVASDNPVYQEMQKSMYTTQVSIQTLATQIALQQRQISDLKGGADRITDVQATLQQLTRNYDVTKKQYDQLLERLNTAQLSQDATQSGNNLKFRVINPPLVPLLPVSPNRGVLLLLVFAFALASGAGFGYLLHKLTPVFTSLRDLQAYGSYPVIGAISLIVSGARGWRQRRDVIGFLAGASLLPMALAFAFVFNGQLARVVQQLFVMGGA, from the coding sequence ATGCAGAACGAATCATTCGATTTACATGAGCTGTTCCAGACCGTGCTGCTGGAGGCACGCGCCGCATGGCGCTACCGCTGGCGTGCACTGGCTGTGGCTTGGTGCGTGATGATTGCGGGCGCCTTGCTTGTTTTCAGCCTTCCCAACAAGTACGAAGCCAGCGCCCAGGTGTATGCCGACACGGATGCGCTGACCAACCCGCTACTGCGCGGGGTTGCGGTGCAGCCGGACGTTCGCGCGCGCCTGGAGGTGGTTACCCATACGCTGCTGTCGCAGCCCAATCTTGAAACGGTAGCGGACAAGACGGGCTTGTCGGTGCGCGTGTCGACGCCGGCCGGCAAGGACGAATTGCTGCTGCGGTTGGGCAAGGCGGTGCAGATAAAGTCCGCGGGTACGCAGAATCTCTACAATCTCAGCTATAACGATTCCGACCCGCAAATGGCCCAGCGGGTCGTGCAGGCGTTTCTGCAGATCCTGATGAACGATACGGTAGGCGCCAATACCGCTTCGACCACCACGGCGCAGAACTTCCTGGAACAGCAGGTTCAGGATTACGGCAAGCGGCTGAGCGAGGCGGAAACCAAGCTCGCCGACTTCCAGAAAGCCAACGTCGGCTTCATTCCGACCCAGGGCGGCAGCAATTACTTCATGCGGCTGCAGGCTGCCCAGACGCAGTTGCAGGCATTGCAGGCCCAGTACGACACGGCCATTTCCAGCCGCGCGACCACGCAGCAGCAGATGCGCGCGATGGCCACGGGTTCTGCATCCTCGGGCATCGATCCGCGCACCCAGGATGTCGACAGTCAGATCGCGACGTACCAGCAGAAGCTCAGCACGCTGTTGCTGAGCTATACCGACGAATATCCGGACGTGATTTCCACGCGCCGCATGATTGCCCAGCTTCAGGCGCGGCGCGCGGCGCTGCAAAAGAATGTCGCCAGTGGTTCGATGATGGGTGTGGCTTCGGACAATCCGGTGTATCAGGAGATGCAGAAGTCGATGTACACCACCCAGGTCAGCATCCAGACGCTGGCTACCCAGATCGCGCTTCAACAACGGCAGATTTCCGATCTCAAGGGCGGGGCAGACCGGATCACCGACGTGCAGGCCACGTTGCAGCAGTTGACCCGCAACTATGACGTCACCAAGAAGCAGTACGACCAGTTGCTGGAGCGTTTGAACACCGCGCAACTGTCTCAGGACGCCACGCAAAGCGGCAACAACCTGAAGTTCCGCGTGATCAATCCACCGCTGGTGCCGTTGCTGCCGGTGAGCCCGAACCGCGGCGTGCTGCTGCTTCTGGTGTTCGCTTTTGCGCTGGCATCTGGTGCCGGGTTTGGGTATCTGCTGCACAAGTTGACGCCGGTATTCACCAGCCTGAGGGATTTGCAGGCGTACGGCAGCTATCCGGTCATTGGCGCCATCAGTTTGATTGTCTCGGGTGCGCGCGGCTGGCGACAGCGTCGTGATGTCATCGGATTTCTTGCGGGGGCGAGCCTGTTGCCCATGGCACTGGCGTTTGCCTTTGTGTTCAATGGCCAGCTTGCGCGCGTGGTGCAGCAATTATTTGTCATGGGTGGCGCATGA
- a CDS encoding XrtA/PEP-CTERM system exopolysaccharide export protein — MAAGLVLLAGCSTAPLPKTAASAAPQAAERYLIGPGDSLEIFVRDNPTLTTTVPVRPDGRVSIPLVQSIVAAGKSPEELGKDLETELGRYIRSPLVTVIVKSFVGAYSQQVRVVGQAATPKAVPYRSGMTVLDVMIDVGGLTKFAAGNSAKIIRHLPDGTEQSIPVRLGELMGGSIKNNVVMRPGDILIIPQSLF, encoded by the coding sequence ATGGCGGCAGGTCTTGTGTTGCTTGCCGGTTGCAGCACGGCGCCCCTGCCGAAGACGGCGGCATCTGCGGCGCCGCAAGCTGCAGAGCGCTACCTCATCGGGCCGGGCGATTCGCTGGAAATCTTCGTGCGTGACAATCCGACGCTGACCACCACCGTTCCGGTGCGCCCGGATGGGCGCGTCTCGATTCCGCTGGTGCAGTCCATCGTGGCCGCCGGCAAGTCTCCGGAAGAGCTGGGCAAGGATCTTGAAACCGAGTTGGGTCGCTACATCCGCTCGCCGCTGGTGACCGTGATCGTCAAGAGTTTCGTTGGCGCTTACAGCCAGCAGGTGCGTGTTGTCGGGCAGGCGGCCACGCCCAAGGCCGTGCCTTATCGCAGCGGCATGACCGTGCTGGACGTGATGATCGATGTCGGTGGCCTCACCAAATTCGCCGCTGGCAACAGCGCCAAGATCATTCGTCATCTGCCCGACGGCACGGAGCAAAGCATCCCGGTGCGGCTCGGCGAGCTGATGGGTGGCTCGATCAAGAACAACGTCGTCATGCGCCCCGGGGACATCCTGATCATTCCCCAGTCCTTGTTTTGA
- a CDS encoding TIGR03013 family XrtA/PEP-CTERM system glycosyltransferase — MFRQGAVRWQLLLVVIEFGLLEACIHAALRIRFWGDANAQEVFGASLHWRSLLVAGVLIFSMASLGLYQVHLRAGWLGRLSRQGVAFLLGGISLTVLYYLFAPAYLGRGVLILALLLGYVVVALWRILFLSLVDADLFKRSVIMLGAGERAAEVIRMMRRKSDQRGFKILGCIPVGDDPVCVSVPLLGHPDEALFEWATRHGVEEIVVGPDDRRGTLPIGALLECKQRGIAVTELADFFEREAGKIKMDLTNPSWLVFSEGFSISMSRRLTKRTFDVCVALLVLLMTWPFMLLTMLAIRLESGRGAPILYRQERVGENGKPFQVIKFRSMRTDAELDGVARWATKDDDRVTRVGRFIRKVRLDELPQLWNVLRGDMSIIGPRPERPHFVDDFNIRIGYYWLRHCVKPGLTGWAQLRYTYGASVEDAEEKLKFDLFYVKNQNLVFDLTILIQTVEVVLFGRGAR, encoded by the coding sequence ATGTTCCGACAGGGAGCGGTCCGTTGGCAGCTGCTGCTCGTGGTAATCGAGTTTGGGCTGCTGGAGGCGTGTATTCACGCCGCCTTGAGGATACGTTTTTGGGGAGACGCGAACGCGCAAGAGGTGTTTGGCGCAAGCCTGCACTGGCGTTCGCTGCTGGTGGCGGGGGTGCTGATTTTCTCCATGGCGTCGCTGGGCCTGTATCAGGTTCATCTGCGTGCGGGCTGGCTGGGCCGGCTGAGCCGACAGGGCGTGGCTTTCCTGCTGGGCGGCATTTCGCTGACCGTGTTGTATTACCTGTTTGCGCCGGCCTACCTTGGTCGTGGCGTGCTGATTCTGGCGTTGCTGCTGGGCTACGTCGTGGTGGCGTTGTGGCGAATACTGTTCCTGAGCCTTGTAGACGCTGACTTGTTCAAGCGTAGCGTCATCATGCTTGGTGCCGGCGAACGTGCTGCTGAAGTCATCCGCATGATGCGCCGCAAGTCCGACCAGCGTGGATTCAAGATTCTCGGTTGCATACCTGTCGGCGACGACCCGGTATGTGTTTCCGTCCCGTTGCTGGGGCACCCGGACGAGGCGCTGTTCGAGTGGGCGACTCGGCACGGCGTCGAGGAAATCGTGGTGGGGCCGGATGACCGGCGCGGCACCTTGCCGATCGGCGCGCTGCTGGAATGCAAGCAACGTGGCATCGCGGTGACCGAACTTGCCGATTTCTTCGAACGTGAAGCCGGCAAAATCAAGATGGATCTCACCAATCCGTCGTGGTTGGTCTTTTCCGAAGGCTTCAGCATTTCGATGTCGCGTCGACTGACCAAGCGCACCTTTGACGTGTGTGTCGCGTTGCTGGTGTTGCTCATGACGTGGCCATTCATGCTGTTGACGATGCTGGCGATCCGGCTGGAGTCAGGTCGCGGCGCGCCCATTCTGTATCGCCAGGAGCGTGTCGGGGAGAACGGCAAACCGTTTCAGGTGATCAAGTTTCGCAGCATGCGTACCGACGCCGAACTCGATGGTGTGGCGCGTTGGGCCACCAAGGACGACGATCGGGTAACGCGGGTGGGGCGATTCATCCGAAAGGTGCGCCTGGACGAGTTGCCGCAGCTATGGAACGTGTTGCGTGGCGACATGAGTATCATCGGCCCGCGCCCGGAACGGCCGCATTTTGTCGACGACTTCAACATTCGCATTGGGTATTACTGGCTACGACATTGCGTCAAGCCGGGGCTGACTGGTTGGGCGCAGCTGCGCTATACCTACGGAGCCTCCGTGGAGGATGCCGAGGAAAAGCTGAAGTTCGACCTGTTTTACGTGAAGAACCAGAATCTGGTGTTCGACCTGACCATTCTCATCCAGACGGTGGAAGTGGTGCTGTTCGGACGCGGCGCCCGCTGA
- the galE gene encoding UDP-glucose 4-epimerase GalE — translation MNTILVTGGAGYIGSHVVQQLTERGERVVVLDNLTSGFREAVGSAELVVGDVGDQALVARVLSEHRISAVLHFAAHTVVPESVRDPLKYYGNNTCKTRNLLACCVDAGVRRFLFSSTAAVYGMPTSGIADEDTPLQPINPYGMSKLMSETMLRDLGAAGAMQYVILRYFNVAGCDPQGRIGQSTPHATLLLKVACEHAVGKRPSLSIFGTDYDTPDGTGIRDYIHVEDLAAAHLRALDHLRADGESLTLNCGYGHGYSVREVIDAVQRISGRALTVIEQPRRAGDPPMLIARADRLRERLGWTPRHDDLDFIVRTALAWEQKLAADATPA, via the coding sequence ATGAATACCATCCTCGTCACCGGCGGCGCCGGATATATCGGCAGCCACGTCGTCCAGCAGCTCACCGAACGTGGCGAGCGGGTGGTCGTACTCGACAATCTCACCAGTGGTTTTCGCGAAGCCGTGGGTAGCGCCGAACTGGTCGTTGGCGATGTCGGCGACCAAGCGCTGGTCGCGCGCGTGCTGAGTGAACACCGGATCAGCGCCGTGCTGCACTTCGCAGCGCACACGGTGGTACCCGAGTCGGTCCGTGATCCGCTCAAGTACTACGGCAACAACACCTGCAAGACACGCAACCTGCTGGCCTGCTGCGTCGACGCCGGCGTGCGCCGATTCCTGTTCTCGTCGACCGCCGCCGTTTACGGCATGCCCACCAGCGGCATCGCCGACGAGGACACGCCACTACAGCCGATCAATCCGTACGGCATGTCCAAGCTGATGTCCGAGACCATGTTGCGCGACCTCGGCGCCGCCGGCGCGATGCAATACGTGATCCTTCGCTACTTCAATGTCGCCGGCTGCGACCCGCAGGGCCGCATCGGCCAGTCCACGCCCCACGCCACGCTGCTGCTCAAAGTTGCCTGTGAACATGCCGTCGGCAAGCGACCCAGCCTGTCCATCTTCGGCACGGACTACGACACCCCCGACGGCACCGGCATTCGCGACTACATCCACGTCGAGGACCTTGCCGCCGCCCATCTGCGCGCGCTCGATCACCTTCGCGCCGACGGCGAATCACTCACCCTGAATTGCGGCTACGGCCACGGCTACAGCGTGCGCGAAGTCATCGACGCCGTGCAGCGGATCAGCGGACGCGCACTGACCGTGATCGAACAACCGCGCCGCGCCGGCGACCCCCCCATGCTGATTGCCCGCGCCGACCGCCTGCGCGAACGCCTCGGCTGGACCCCGCGGCACGATGATCTGGATTTCATCGTGCGCACGGCGCTGGCGTGGGAACAGAAGCTGGCGGCGGACGCTACGCCGGCGTGA